One genomic region from Ammospiza caudacuta isolate bAmmCau1 chromosome 1, bAmmCau1.pri, whole genome shotgun sequence encodes:
- the LOC131566807 gene encoding erythroblast NAD(P)(+)--arginine ADP-ribosyltransferase-like — translation MAVLAQTLALLAMAMATTAVEVVTLDMAWDSFDDQYKDCVPAMNAKLPALNSSEFQKNLLFARTWTKATAEWQSRGCPLSPLSSPVQAIAIMAFTMDDLYREFNAAVRRAGRSRQEYRDNFHFKTLHFLLTQAWTTLRVIRGPQCHVIYWGVSRYQFKGKPGDIVRFGQFMSASESETTDKIFGNATVFQVHTCNGVGIKEFSKYPDEKKVLISPFESFEVTEVWQEVDRTRIHLRTKNLTSKYNCEWVNGDTTGGSMPRAPFNFGGLILATTALAVATGIL, via the exons ATGGCTGTCCTGGCTCagaccctggcactgctggcaatGGCCATGGCCACCACAGCTGTTGAGGTGGTGACCCTGGACATGGCCTGGGACTCCTTCGATGACCAGTACAAGGactgtgtccctgccatgaATGCAAAGTTGCCGGCCCTCAACAGCTCCGAGTTTCAGAAGAACCTTCTCTTTGCCCGGACCTGGACTAAGGCCACAGCGGAGTGGCAGAGTCGGGGgtgccccctgtcccctctgtcatCTCCAGTCCAGGCCATCGCCATCATGGCCTTCACAATGGATGACCTCTACAGAGAGTTCAACGCAGCCGTGCGTAGAGCCGGGCGCTCTCGCCAGGAATACCGGGACAATTTCCACTTCAAAACACTGCATTTCCTGCTGACCCAGGCCTGGACGACACTGAGGGTCATTAGAGGACCACAGTGTCACGTCATATACTGGGGGGTGAGCAGGTACCAGTTCAAGGGAAAGCCCGGTGACATCGTCCGTTTCGGTCAATTCATGTCGGCGTCAGAGAGTGAAACAACAGACAAGATATTTGGGAATGCCACGGTGTTCCAGGTGCACACGTGCAACGGGGTGGGAATCAAGGAATTCTCCAAGTATCCTGACGAGAAGAAGGTGCTGATCTCACCCTTTGAGAGCTTCGAGGTCACTGAAGTCTGGCAGGAAGTAGACAGGACGAGGATTCATCTGCGCACCAAAAATCTCACCAGCAAATACAACTGCGAGTGGGTGAACGGCGACACCACAG GTGGCAgcatgcccagggctcccttCAACTTTGGAGGACTCATCCTGGCTACCACTGCCTTGGCAGTGGCCACCGGGATTCTCTGA
- the LOC131564233 gene encoding erythroblast NAD(P)(+)--arginine ADP-ribosyltransferase-like has translation MAVLAQTLALLAMAMATTAVEVVTLDMAWDSFDDQYKDCVPAMNAKLPALNSSEFQKNLLFARTWTKATAEWQSRGCPLSPLSSPVQAIAIMAFTMDDLYREFNAAVRRAGRSRQEYRDNFHFKTLHFLLTQAWTTLRVIRGPQCHVIYWGVSRYQFKGKPGDIVRFGQFMSASESETTDKIFGNATVFQVHTCNGVGIKEFSKYPDEKKVLISPFESFEVTEVWQEVDRTRIHLRTKNLTSKYNCEWVNGDTTGGSTPRAPFNFGGLILATTALAVATGIL, from the exons ATGGCTGTCCTGGCTCagaccctggcactgctggcaatGGCCATGGCCACCACAGCTGTTGAGGTGGTGACCCTGGACATGGCCTGGGACTCCTTCGATGACCAGTACAAGGactgtgtccctgccatgaATGCAAAGTTGCCGGCCCTCAACAGCTCCGAGTTTCAGAAGAACCTTCTCTTTGCCCGGACCTGGACTAAGGCCACAGCGGAGTGGCAGAGTCGGGGgtgccccctgtcccctctgtcatCTCCAGTCCAGGCCATCGCCATCATGGCCTTCACAATGGATGACCTCTACAGAGAGTTCAACGCAGCTGTGCGTAGAGCCGGGCGCTCTCGCCAGGAATACCGGGACAATTTCCACTTCAAAACACTGCATTTCCTGCTGACCCAGGCCTGGACGACACTGAGGGTCATTAGAGGACCACAGTGTCACGTCATATACTGGGGGGTGAGCAGGTACCAGTTCAAGGGAAAGCCCGGTGACATCGTCCGTTTCGGTCAATTCATGTCGGCGTCAGAGAGTGAAACAACAGACAAGATATTTGGGAATGCCACGGTGTTCCAGGTGCACACGTGCAACGGGGTGGGAATCAAGGAATTCTCCAAGTATCCTGACGAGAAGAAGGTGCTGATCTCACCCTTTGAGAGCTTCGAGGTCACTGAAGTCTGGCAGGAAGTAGACAGGACGAGGATTCATCTGCGCACCAAAAATCTCACCAGCAAATACAACTGCGAGTGGGTGAACGGCGACACCACAG GTGGCAGCACGCCCAGGGCTCCCTTCAACTTTGGAGGACTCATCCTGgccaccacagccctggcagtggcCACCGGGATCCTCTGA
- the GRINA gene encoding protein lifeguard 1 isoform X2 produces MSHEKSFLVTNDGFGGQQPPAVPPAYPQPPYPVAPYPQPQFGPTPYPQPGFTQGPGPYPPPGPYPPAGPYPPGPYPPPGPYPQGPYGQPPYAQPQPMVPGDQDSPLHSTYHEDGPPSYYDNQDFPSAHWDDKSIRQAFIRKVFLVLTLQLTVTFAFVTVFTFVKGVRGFVQRNVWTYYVSYAVFFISLIVLSCCGDFRRKHPWNLVSLSILTVSLSYMVGMIASFYDTEAVIMAVGITVVVCFTVVIFSLQTKYDFTSCRGVLIICLVVLVLFSILCIFIRNRIVDIVYASLGALLFTCFLAVDTQLILGNKQLALSPEEYIFAALNLYTDIINIFLYILAIIGRAKE; encoded by the exons ATGTCCCACGAGAAGAGTTTCCTGGTGACGAACGACGGTTTCGGGGGCCAGCAGCCGCCCGCGGTCCCCCCAGCGTACCCGCAGCCCCCGTACCCTGTGGCCCCGTACCCCCAGCCCCAGTTTGGCCCCACGCCCTACCCGCAGCCGGGCTTCACGCAGGGGCCGGGGCCGTACCCGCCACCGGGGCCGTACCCCCCCGCCGGGCCGTACCCCCCCGGGCCGTACCCCCCGCCCGGGCCCTACCCCCAGGGCCCCTATGGGCAGCCGCCCtatgcccagccccagcccatggTGCCCGGAGACCAGGACT cccccctgcACAGCACCTACCACGAGGACGGGCCCCCCTCCTACTATGACAACCAGGACTTCCCGTCGGCGCACTGGGACGACAAGAGCATCCGGCAGGCCTTCATCCGCAAG gtgttccTGGTGCTCACGCTGCAGCTGACCGTCACCTTCGCCTTCGTGACCGTCTTCACCTTCGTCAAAGGCGTGCGGGGCTTCGTGCAGCGCAACGTGTGGACGTACTACGTGTCCTACGCCGTGTTCTTCATCTCCCTCATCGTCCTCAGCTGCTGCGGCGACTTCCGCCGCAAGCACCCCTGGAACCTCGTGTCCCTG TCCATCCTGACTGTCAGCCTGTCCTACATGGTGGGGATGATCGCCAGCTTCTACGACACCGAGGCTGTCATCATGGCTGTCGGCATCACCGTCGTCGTCTGCTTCACCGTGGTCATCTTCTCCCTGCAG aCCAAGTACGACTTCACCTCGTGCCGGGGCGTGCTCATCATCTGCCTGGTGGTGCTCGTGCTCTTCTCCATCCTCTGCATCTTCATCCGGAACCGCATCGTGGACATCGTCTACGCCTCGCTGGGGGCCCTGCTCTTCACCTGC TTCCTGGCGGTGGACACGCAGCTGATCCTGGGCAACAAGCAGCTGGCGCTGAGCCCCGAGGAGTACATCTTCGCCGCGCTCAACCTCTACACCGACATCATCAACATCTTCCTCTACATCCTCGCCATCATCGGCAGGGCCAAGGAGTAG
- the GRINA gene encoding protein lifeguard 1 isoform X1 codes for MRPPRIPAIRHQGGRSLRATMSHEKSFLVTNDGFGGQQPPAVPPAYPQPPYPVAPYPQPQFGPTPYPQPGFTQGPGPYPPPGPYPPAGPYPPGPYPPPGPYPQGPYGQPPYAQPQPMVPGDQDSPLHSTYHEDGPPSYYDNQDFPSAHWDDKSIRQAFIRKVFLVLTLQLTVTFAFVTVFTFVKGVRGFVQRNVWTYYVSYAVFFISLIVLSCCGDFRRKHPWNLVSLSILTVSLSYMVGMIASFYDTEAVIMAVGITVVVCFTVVIFSLQTKYDFTSCRGVLIICLVVLVLFSILCIFIRNRIVDIVYASLGALLFTCFLAVDTQLILGNKQLALSPEEYIFAALNLYTDIINIFLYILAIIGRAKE; via the exons CACCAAGGCGGCCGCAGCCTGCGCGCCACCATGTCCCACGAGAAGAGTTTCCTGGTGACGAACGACGGTTTCGGGGGCCAGCAGCCGCCCGCGGTCCCCCCAGCGTACCCGCAGCCCCCGTACCCTGTGGCCCCGTACCCCCAGCCCCAGTTTGGCCCCACGCCCTACCCGCAGCCGGGCTTCACGCAGGGGCCGGGGCCGTACCCGCCACCGGGGCCGTACCCCCCCGCCGGGCCGTACCCCCCCGGGCCGTACCCCCCGCCCGGGCCCTACCCCCAGGGCCCCTATGGGCAGCCGCCCtatgcccagccccagcccatggTGCCCGGAGACCAGGACT cccccctgcACAGCACCTACCACGAGGACGGGCCCCCCTCCTACTATGACAACCAGGACTTCCCGTCGGCGCACTGGGACGACAAGAGCATCCGGCAGGCCTTCATCCGCAAG gtgttccTGGTGCTCACGCTGCAGCTGACCGTCACCTTCGCCTTCGTGACCGTCTTCACCTTCGTCAAAGGCGTGCGGGGCTTCGTGCAGCGCAACGTGTGGACGTACTACGTGTCCTACGCCGTGTTCTTCATCTCCCTCATCGTCCTCAGCTGCTGCGGCGACTTCCGCCGCAAGCACCCCTGGAACCTCGTGTCCCTG TCCATCCTGACTGTCAGCCTGTCCTACATGGTGGGGATGATCGCCAGCTTCTACGACACCGAGGCTGTCATCATGGCTGTCGGCATCACCGTCGTCGTCTGCTTCACCGTGGTCATCTTCTCCCTGCAG aCCAAGTACGACTTCACCTCGTGCCGGGGCGTGCTCATCATCTGCCTGGTGGTGCTCGTGCTCTTCTCCATCCTCTGCATCTTCATCCGGAACCGCATCGTGGACATCGTCTACGCCTCGCTGGGGGCCCTGCTCTTCACCTGC TTCCTGGCGGTGGACACGCAGCTGATCCTGGGCAACAAGCAGCTGGCGCTGAGCCCCGAGGAGTACATCTTCGCCGCGCTCAACCTCTACACCGACATCATCAACATCTTCCTCTACATCCTCGCCATCATCGGCAGGGCCAAGGAGTAG